In Carassius carassius chromosome 46, fCarCar2.1, whole genome shotgun sequence, the following proteins share a genomic window:
- the LOC132129748 gene encoding RBBP8 N-terminal-like protein → MAVESFPELLQKLREVHEHDLEGWQGKVLELTNKKNIDAKRMEELYNRNQQMKEQQRILTENIKQLENRLRAGLCDRCTVTQDVAKKRQQEYENSQLQSLQHISLLVSEMNALKKENERLREELKGLRDLLNQQNGHSEDAITPEVKESPDTAVAAVTVQASGLKSSQPPPGDATVPAATVKRETDNSPTDILEKASEHKLMQSWGRAFSFESSKPMLPTSRWGTEHSAERRFSSVDLVEHRHSPLSPSLPSPLSLLKNNPIFSSVASGDRSNRQHIHTPVPFRPLPIKTGRLSVPWSLSESTDWVTLAAGGSSVGSKIAVHPSQTPIPSSNILRFPKLIPSGSGLQSRTHGPTPSGLRPWSRRNLSEHAESTEKRVTETVTAPPQWKPSAAQPERIFGENLREDEEEAPLDLSESGRSKSKEKEKTHSQSDGSSSSSSSPPPALSSSSQCPSSPQSDQQTVDNNTQQEEAQETCQGQNEVKEGETSPAAETSVSSEKKKIPALTISLQPVVVVESLKTRGMVSDLGSRLTEQEEKENNNLEASRKRPGQDTDALSQRSLKERKIRLCRGPQATHAESDQG, encoded by the exons ggTGGCAAGGGAAAGTACTGGAGCTGACAAATAAAAAGAATAT CGATGCAAAGCGCATGGAAGAACTTTACAACAGGAACCAGCAGATGAAAGAACAGCAGCGGATTCTTACTGAGAACATCAAACAGCTGgagaacag GTTGCGGGCTGGGTTGTGTGACAGGTGTACAGTCACTCAAGACGTTGCTAAAAAAAGACAACAGGAGTATGAAAACTCCCAGCTCCAGAGTCTGCAGCACATCTCTCTACTAG TGAGTGAGATGAATGCCCTAAAGAAAGAAAACGAGAGACTGAGAGAGGAGCTGAAGGGCTTGAGGGATCTATTAAA TCAGCAGAATGGTCATTCAGAAGACGCAATCACCCCAGAGGTCAAGGAGTCACCTGACACTGCAGTGGCTGCTGTGACTGTACAGGCCTCAGGGCTGAAGTCCAGCCAGCCTCCACCAGGGGACGCTACTGTACCTGCAGCAACTGTCAAACGTGAGACGGACAATAGCCCAACTGACATCCTGG AGAAagcttctgaacacaaattaatgCAAAGCTGGGGCAGGGCGTTTTCATTT GAATCGAGTAAGCCCATGTTGCCCACCTCAAGATGGGGCACAGAGCACAGTGCTGAAAGAAG ATTTTCCAGCGTGGACTTGGTTGAGCACAGACATTCCCCTTTGTCTCCTTCTCTTCCATCTCCTCTGAGTCTACTGAAGAACAATCCTATTTTTTCTTCTGTTGCCTCTGGGGATCGTAGCAACCGGCAACATATCCACACCCCCGTCCCCTTCCGACCGCTTCCAATCAAGACTGGACGCCTGTCTGTCCCGTGGTCACTCTCAGAATCTACTGACTGGGTAACATTAGCAGCAGGCGGCTCTAGTGTTGGTAGCAAGATAGCGGTTCACCCAAGCCAGACCCCAATTCCCAGCTCAAACATTTTGCGATTCCCAAAACTGATCCCATCAGGCAGCGGCCTCCAGTCTCGCACACATGGCCCAACACCTAGCGGCCTGCGGCCCTGGTCCCGCAGAAACCTGTCAGAGCACGCAGAGAGTACAGAAAAGAGAGTGACAGAAACCGTTACAGCGCCGCCCCAGTGGAAGCCTTCAGCAGCGCAGCCAGAGAGGATTTTTGGAGAGAATCTGAGAGAGGATGAAGAAGAAGCTCCGTTAGACCTGTCTGAGTCGGGACGTTCAAAaagcaaagagaaagagaaaacacactcACAGAGCGATGGATCTTCGTCTTCATCTTCCTCACCACCTCCTGCACTTTCATCATCATCTCAATGCCCATCAAGCCCTCAGAGTGACCAGCAGACAGTGGACAATAATACACAG CAGGAGGAAGCACAGGAAACATGTCAAGGGCAGAATGAGGTAAAGGAAGGTGAAACATCTCCAGCAGCTGAAACGTCTGTCAGCTCAGAGAAGAAGAAAATCCCAGCACTAACCATTTCCCTCCAACCAG TTGTGGTTGTGGAGTCCCTTAAAACAAGAGGAATG gtgtctgatcttggaagcaGACTGACGGAGCAAGAGGAGAAGGAGAACAATAACCTTGAAGCAAGCAGAAAAAGACCTGGGCAGGATACTGATG CTCTTTCCCAGCGCTCACTAAAGGAGAGGAAAATACGGCTGTGCAGGGGACCTCAAGCAACCCATGCAGAGTCAGACCAAGGATGA